The Streptococcus pantholopis genome has a segment encoding these proteins:
- a CDS encoding toxic anion resistance protein, whose product MTDTFNFDIDAIANNAVAKTDKTTELITSGDTSSAGSLSFYEKLTEEQQKAISEKTPALVDHFISDQNALLDFGQSAVEGVNTTVNHILAEQKKLEIPQVDELLRNTNRELNGFIAKYKDAKPAELEKKPNFLQKFFKQGKAGLQEFYFDSKTIEQKMDSMAANVVKQEETLARNIVSAEMLIEDNTKSIENLVGVIAFIEAGQKEAAQRADKLQNDIAQLDSSTPEYQEKTDELARMTEVINTLEQQHTEYVSRLYVAWATTPQMRNMVKVSSDMRQKLGMLRRNTIPTMKLSIAQLGMLQQSVQSGATADAIVNANNAALQMLAETSKEAIPALEKSAQSPTVTIASVTSLAESLVAQNQGIIAAIDSGRKQRAQLESAIIKSAETINDSVKLRDEKIVQALLNQGKETQQDVESPDEEKTD is encoded by the coding sequence ATGACAGATACATTTAACTTTGATATTGATGCAATCGCCAACAATGCTGTAGCCAAAACCGATAAAACAACAGAATTGATTACTTCCGGCGATACCAGCTCAGCTGGAAGCCTTTCTTTCTACGAAAAACTGACGGAAGAACAGCAAAAAGCTATTTCGGAAAAAACACCGGCACTGGTTGACCACTTTATCAGCGACCAAAATGCTCTGCTGGATTTCGGCCAGTCGGCTGTTGAAGGTGTCAATACTACCGTCAACCATATCTTAGCTGAACAGAAAAAGCTGGAAATCCCCCAAGTTGATGAATTGCTGCGCAATACCAACCGCGAACTGAATGGTTTTATCGCCAAATACAAAGATGCCAAGCCGGCTGAGCTTGAGAAAAAACCGAATTTTCTGCAAAAATTCTTCAAGCAGGGCAAGGCCGGACTTCAGGAGTTCTACTTTGACTCCAAAACAATCGAACAGAAAATGGACAGCATGGCTGCTAATGTTGTCAAACAAGAAGAAACTTTAGCCAGAAACATTGTTTCTGCTGAAATGCTGATTGAAGACAACACCAAATCCATTGAAAATCTAGTCGGAGTTATTGCCTTTATTGAAGCCGGCCAAAAAGAAGCAGCCCAGCGGGCAGATAAACTTCAAAACGACATTGCTCAGCTGGACAGCTCTACCCCTGAATACCAAGAAAAAACAGATGAACTGGCACGGATGACCGAAGTCATCAACACTCTTGAGCAGCAGCATACAGAATATGTCAGCCGGCTCTATGTCGCCTGGGCCACAACTCCGCAGATGCGCAATATGGTTAAAGTTTCCTCGGATATGCGGCAAAAACTGGGCATGCTGCGCCGCAACACCATCCCGACAATGAAACTCTCCATTGCCCAGCTGGGCATGCTGCAGCAATCCGTTCAGTCCGGTGCTACTGCCGATGCTATTGTCAACGCCAATAATGCCGCTCTGCAAATGCTGGCTGAAACCAGCAAAGAAGCCATTCCTGCTTTAGAAAAATCTGCCCAAAGCCCTACCGTCACGATTGCCTCTGTCACTTCACTGGCCGAAAGTCTGGTCGCACAAAACCAAGGCATTATCGCAGCCATTGACAGCGGACGCAAACAGCGGGCACAGCTGGAATCAGCTATTATCAAATCAGCTGAAACCATCAATGATTCGGTCAAACTCCGTGACGAAAAAATCGTCCAGGCCCTGCTTAATCAGGGAAAAGAAACCCAGCAGGACGTTGAAAGCCCAGACGAAGAAAAAACAGACTAG
- the gshAB gene encoding bifunctional glutamate--cysteine ligase GshA/glutathione synthetase GshB: MARIDHILQDSPRSLPVLQATFGLERESLRINADHRLAQTPHPECLGSRDFHPYIQTDYSEPQMELITPVASSTKEALRFLSAITDVAQRSLEPTEYLWPLSMPPELREEEVEIAHLNDAFEYRYREYLRDVYGKILQSMSGIHYNMELGRDLIEQLYAVSGYNSPIAFRNALHLKLAQNFLRYQWLLTYLYGASPIAEPGFLKENKSGPVRSIRNSHLGYVNHENISVSYDSLQDYIEDIEGCVADGRLIAEKEFYSPVRLRGSKHNRDYLTQGVTYLEFRCFDLNPYTPTGIDQKTLDTVHLFSLALLWLDSSEQVDRELAQAKELNNRVALSHPLEKLPKEAPLDDLLTAMLAVITHFQLPSYYQELLEEIRRQADNPALTLAGRLHQEITQNSLAAFGRTKGQEHHAYAWEAPYALKGYENMELSTQMLLFDAIQQGIHFEILDEADQFLKLWHGSHYEYVKNGNMTAKDNYVVPLAMANKTVTKKILQEAGFPVPGGAEFSDKETALRHYSRIKQKPIVVKPKSTNFGLGISIFKEGLSLEAYEKALDIALAEDSAVLVEDYIEGTEYRFFILDGQCEAVLLRVAANITGDGRHTVRQLIDRKNANPLRGRDHRSPLEIIQLGEVEKLMLEQEGYQPDDILPQGQTVYLRRNSNISTGGDSIDCTESMDPSYKALAADMAKAMGAWACGVDLIIPDKEKPATAEEPNCTCIELNFNPSMYMHTYCQEGPGQAITPKILAKLFPEAAKQP; encoded by the coding sequence ATGGCAAGGATCGATCATATTTTACAAGACAGTCCCCGGAGCCTTCCCGTCCTTCAGGCAACCTTTGGCTTGGAAAGAGAGAGTCTCCGTATCAATGCTGATCACAGACTGGCACAGACGCCCCATCCTGAATGCTTGGGCAGCCGGGACTTTCACCCATATATTCAGACGGACTACAGCGAACCTCAGATGGAGCTCATCACACCTGTCGCCTCTTCAACTAAGGAGGCCCTTCGTTTTTTAAGTGCCATTACGGATGTGGCACAGCGCTCATTAGAGCCCACCGAGTATCTTTGGCCCTTGTCAATGCCGCCTGAACTCCGGGAAGAAGAAGTTGAAATTGCCCATTTAAATGATGCCTTCGAGTACCGCTACAGAGAATACCTGAGGGACGTTTACGGTAAAATTCTCCAGTCCATGTCCGGAATTCATTATAATATGGAGCTGGGCAGAGATTTAATAGAACAGCTTTACGCAGTGAGCGGTTATAACTCGCCGATTGCCTTTAGAAATGCTCTCCATCTAAAACTGGCACAGAACTTCCTGCGTTACCAGTGGCTCCTGACCTATCTTTACGGGGCAAGTCCGATAGCAGAGCCCGGTTTTCTCAAAGAAAACAAATCTGGCCCCGTCCGCTCTATCCGCAACAGCCACTTGGGCTATGTTAATCATGAAAATATCAGCGTATCCTATGACAGCCTCCAAGACTATATTGAGGATATCGAGGGCTGTGTCGCAGACGGCAGGCTGATTGCTGAGAAAGAGTTTTACTCCCCTGTCCGCCTGCGCGGCAGCAAGCATAATCGGGACTACCTGACACAGGGGGTAACCTATTTGGAATTCCGCTGTTTTGACCTCAATCCCTACACTCCCACCGGTATCGACCAGAAAACTCTGGATACTGTCCATCTGTTCAGTTTGGCCTTGCTCTGGCTGGACAGTTCGGAGCAGGTTGACAGGGAGCTGGCACAGGCTAAGGAACTGAATAACCGCGTTGCTCTCAGCCATCCTTTGGAGAAACTTCCAAAAGAGGCACCGCTGGATGACCTTTTGACCGCTATGCTGGCTGTCATCACCCATTTCCAGCTCCCTTCCTATTATCAGGAGCTGCTGGAGGAGATCCGCAGACAGGCTGATAATCCAGCTTTGACCCTGGCCGGACGCCTCCATCAGGAAATCACTCAGAATTCACTGGCTGCATTTGGCCGGACCAAAGGACAGGAGCACCATGCCTATGCCTGGGAAGCGCCTTATGCTCTCAAAGGTTATGAGAACATGGAACTCTCCACTCAGATGCTGCTTTTTGATGCCATTCAGCAGGGAATCCATTTTGAAATTCTCGATGAAGCAGATCAGTTTCTCAAACTCTGGCACGGCAGCCATTACGAATATGTCAAAAACGGCAATATGACAGCCAAAGATAATTATGTCGTTCCTCTGGCCATGGCCAACAAGACCGTCACGAAAAAAATTCTGCAAGAGGCCGGTTTCCCGGTTCCGGGCGGTGCTGAATTCTCTGACAAAGAAACAGCCCTGCGCCACTACAGCCGGATTAAGCAAAAACCGATCGTGGTCAAGCCGAAATCCACTAATTTCGGACTGGGCATCTCCATTTTTAAAGAAGGTCTCAGCTTGGAAGCCTATGAAAAAGCGCTGGACATTGCTCTGGCAGAAGACAGCGCTGTCCTTGTTGAGGACTATATTGAGGGGACAGAATACCGCTTCTTTATTCTAGACGGCCAATGCGAAGCGGTCCTGCTGCGCGTTGCAGCCAATATTACCGGTGATGGCAGACACACAGTCCGCCAGCTCATAGACCGTAAAAATGCTAATCCGCTGAGAGGCAGAGACCACCGTTCGCCTTTGGAAATAATCCAGCTGGGAGAGGTTGAGAAACTTATGCTGGAGCAAGAGGGCTACCAGCCTGACGATATCCTGCCCCAAGGGCAGACCGTCTATCTGCGCCGAAATTCCAATATCTCAACCGGCGGTGACTCTATCGACTGCACCGAAAGCATGGATCCCTCTTACAAGGCGCTGGCTGCCGACATGGCTAAAGCGATGGGAGCCTGGGCCTGCGGTGTTGATCTGATTATCCCAGATAAAGAAAAACCAGCGACCGCAGAAGAGCCTAACTGCACCTGTATAGAACTCAATTTCAATCCTTCAATGTACATGCACACCTACTGTCAGGAAGGACCGGGACAGGCTATTACACCAAAAATTTTGGCCAAACTCTTCCCGGAAGCAGCAAAACAGCCTTAA
- a CDS encoding adenylosuccinate synthase, with amino-acid sequence MTSVVVVGTQWGDEGKGKITDFLSADAEVIARYQGGDNAGHTIVIDGKTFKLHLIPSGIFFPEKISVIGNGVVINPKSLVEELDYLHQQGIATESLRISDRAHVILPYHIKLDQLQEEAKGDNKIGTTNKGIGPAYMDKAARVGIRVADLLDKAIFAERLQANLAEKNRLFQKMYGCSEMAFADIFEEYYAYGQRIKEYVTDTSVILNDALDRGKRVLFEGAQGVMLDIDQGTYPFVTSSNPVAGGVTIGSGVGPSKINKVVGVCKAYTSRVGDGPFPTELFDEIGGRIRDIGHEYGTTTGRPRRVGWFDSVVMRHSRRVSGITNLSLNCIDVLSGLDTVKICVAYELDGQRISHYPASLEQLKRCRPIYEELPGWQEDITHVRSLEELPENARHYVRRIGELVGVRISTFSVGPGRDQTNILESVWANS; translated from the coding sequence ATGACATCAGTAGTAGTTGTTGGAACCCAGTGGGGGGATGAAGGCAAGGGGAAGATTACGGATTTTTTATCGGCCGATGCAGAAGTTATTGCACGCTATCAGGGAGGCGATAATGCCGGCCACACTATTGTGATTGATGGCAAAACATTTAAGCTCCATCTGATTCCATCAGGAATCTTTTTTCCGGAAAAAATCTCGGTTATCGGCAATGGCGTCGTTATCAATCCAAAGTCTTTGGTTGAGGAACTGGATTATCTGCATCAGCAGGGTATCGCAACAGAGAGCCTGCGCATCTCGGACAGGGCCCATGTGATTCTTCCATATCATATCAAGCTTGATCAGCTGCAGGAAGAAGCTAAAGGCGATAATAAGATTGGTACGACCAATAAGGGAATCGGACCGGCCTATATGGATAAGGCGGCGCGTGTCGGAATCAGAGTGGCCGATCTCTTGGACAAGGCTATTTTTGCTGAACGCCTGCAGGCTAATCTCGCTGAAAAAAACCGCCTTTTTCAAAAAATGTATGGCTGCAGTGAAATGGCTTTTGCCGATATTTTTGAAGAATACTATGCCTATGGGCAGAGAATAAAAGAGTATGTGACCGATACATCTGTGATTCTCAATGATGCTCTTGATAGGGGTAAGCGGGTCTTATTTGAAGGGGCTCAAGGGGTAATGCTGGATATCGACCAGGGGACCTATCCTTTTGTGACATCCTCCAATCCGGTTGCCGGAGGGGTGACTATCGGCTCAGGTGTCGGCCCAAGTAAAATCAATAAAGTTGTCGGTGTCTGCAAGGCTTACACCAGCCGGGTTGGAGACGGTCCTTTTCCTACTGAACTGTTTGATGAAATCGGTGGGCGAATCCGTGATATCGGCCATGAGTACGGCACGACAACAGGACGGCCCCGCCGGGTTGGCTGGTTTGATTCTGTTGTCATGCGGCACAGCCGCCGGGTTTCCGGAATTACTAACCTGTCTTTAAACTGTATTGATGTGCTGTCTGGGCTGGATACTGTTAAAATCTGTGTAGCCTATGAATTAGACGGCCAACGGATTAGCCACTACCCGGCCAGTTTAGAACAGCTCAAGCGCTGCCGGCCTATTTATGAGGAGCTGCCGGGCTGGCAGGAGGACATCACGCATGTTCGCAGTTTGGAAGAGCTGCCGGAAAATGCCCGGCACTATGTGCGTCGTATCGGTGAACTGGTCGGTGTACGGATTTCAACCTTTTCAGTCGGCCCAGGGCGTGACCAAACCAATATTTTGGAGAGCGTCTGGGCTAACAGCTGA